One window from the genome of bacterium encodes:
- a CDS encoding tetratricopeptide repeat protein, with translation MTKLHRRDLKQDEVRTKVAEAVKSVSLHGREVLYIIIIVIAVAAIAFSWFFYEKRQQEASQNLLGQGLEKFNSPVGPQTDPNTPKPVYNFNSDAEKYSAAAKDFEKVIADYGNTPAADMARYLAGVCYFYMKDFAKSEQNLKQSTKISDRNLLYYQSRMALADLYSKTNKPDQAITSLKEALKPNKPQVPVEYLWLQLAETYEKAGKKKDARETYQKIVNEYKDSAVSFEAQQKLNQVQ, from the coding sequence ATGACTAAATTGCATCGTAGGGATCTGAAACAAGATGAAGTCCGGACAAAAGTTGCGGAGGCGGTGAAGTCTGTCTCACTTCACGGACGCGAAGTGCTTTACATTATTATCATAGTGATCGCAGTTGCTGCGATCGCGTTTTCGTGGTTCTTTTACGAAAAAAGGCAACAGGAAGCAAGTCAGAATCTTCTGGGCCAGGGGCTTGAAAAGTTCAATTCTCCCGTCGGACCACAGACCGATCCGAATACGCCCAAACCTGTTTACAATTTCAACTCCGATGCGGAGAAGTATAGCGCGGCGGCAAAGGATTTCGAGAAAGTCATCGCAGATTACGGAAACACTCCAGCCGCTGATATGGCCCGATACCTTGCCGGTGTTTGTTATTTTTATATGAAAGACTTTGCAAAGTCCGAACAAAACCTCAAACAGAGCACAAAAATTTCCGATAGGAATTTGCTGTATTATCAGTCGCGTATGGCCCTGGCCGACCTTTACAGCAAAACAAACAAACCAGATCAGGCAATCACATCTTTGAAGGAAGCACTCAAACCGAATAAACCTCAGGTTCCGGTAGAATATTTGTGGCTGCAATTGGCAGAAACTTACGAAAAGGCCGGTAAGAAGAAAGATGCCAGAGAAACGTATCAAAAAATTGTGAACGAATACAAGGATTCCGCAGTAAGTTTTGAAGCGCAACAAAAGTTGAATCAGGTACAATAG